From the Lathyrus oleraceus cultivar Zhongwan6 chromosome 3, CAAS_Psat_ZW6_1.0, whole genome shotgun sequence genome, the window gctattgtgacGCTGACTATGCTGGAGACAGAATTGAAAtaaaaagtacttctggaagttaCAATTTCTGAAAGATaacttgatctcatggtccagtaagagacaatcaacaattgcgCTTTCAACAGCCAAAGCTGAACACATTGCAGCTTCTAGATGCAGCACTCAGATACTCTagatgaagagtcagctggaagacTATCAGATATCTaagagtaacattcctattctcaatgataatacttctgctatttatctctctaagaatcctatcttgcatttTAGGGTtaagcatattgaaataaaaaaacactttttacgtgactatgttccGAAGGGaatttttcatttaaaatttgttgatacaaaCCATCTATGGGCTGatgttgtaacaccccaaaatttgccctcctcattcatgcattcatttagcatttcatattgcatttcatcatgtcaatcagaattagatccaaaaaaaaaaaaaaaaacgaaaaaaagaaaaaaaaatatttttttacaaaaaaaaaaataataataataaaaaattttaattaattaattaattaattaattaaataaataaaatataataaaaaattttggacttggacctttctcaaaagcccactaagctaccaatattagcctataaatactagagtttcattgaaacaaaagccacacaaaagaggagaagaaagaagagaagcaaaatactctaaggtttccttggaacaaaaccctgaggaaaaagatagtgagagaagacctaacggagttcagagcagcctccaaaccctgaagggaactcagctacacagaatcgcctctgcctcacataaaccctgaagattgttttgtaaacctcacgggtgcaactcaatttcaatcaagctctccaatcaggtttgtcattattcccattacctttgcccatgggtttaatatgtatatgaatgtataaacaatgccttgaatgtttaaccgtttaatttttgagtgtatgccacagggtttgagtttttctgaaaccatactgttgatcatgaaaaaatgcttatggtgtttcactaacccttttgttgaatttttgtgagggctcacatgacttttgcagggataacttgcatggtttcccactttatttgtgggataacccctggaggttcattccgattacctgtactgacccactttctttgatgatgttagcttggaaggatctcagggtttcccattcctctaattgatgttacttcggatctttatccgcgtggtacttttacatttttcccgcattttactgctttcctagctggaagacctcgataggaggcaatgttttgtgtttacctcaagatacatgttttgtgttttgtgttcgtatccctgcaggtagcgcggttccttcgtcaaggactgcctttttgccctcgagcatcccaaaccctaaaacccaaagcaacacgttaactccttctactacaggcgagtaagtctccaaaggtcgagcatccggtagattgcgtagtaacgtcgttcgtccaaaacccaatccataaccccgtagttagccgaactacggcttgctctgattctcaggccagatgagatacgtaggcataagacgcgatgtcttagcgagcacacatcccaacccataggtcagccgagctacgaagactctgattctcatattcagatgagatacgtatgcagtggatgcgacatccgcgcgagtcattttcatttaacccttttttttttgtaaacaacacaagataaactcacaccctttagacaagaactacaaaagtggatcccgtagagtactacggatgcgtaggggtgctaataccttcccttcgcataaccgactcccgaacccaagatttggttgcgagaccccgtcttgtcctttcctttttcaggtttacttcgagcatttcctttccctcctttgggatgaataacgcacggtggcgactctcctgtctttttcttTTGCCGATTgtgttttttttcgcattccatttttcaggttgcgacagctggcgactctgctggggactgaaagaagttgacctcttgctggtccatctgccctaagcgagtccctcctagcttttgtagtttgtttattgggtgctcatgcttttgtacaattatttatttacctgctttaccttattgcattgtgtacatatcattgttgtatctgttggctggctatggctgcttggtgatctttgtgagatgagttctatacccgaactcgagtgcacttaagataggagaatggcatagtcctatcaacttgtgtggagtattccttagcgagttgacttgcaagcccattcacttggtggaggtcatgttgagatcaataatgtcacataagtaagttgtggttagacattacttgttccaatatagacctaagaagccaaggaccttagtttacctaacccatcttggcctattcgtaggacgtagtgcgaaagtcgttcaaatgtaagatttgatacgattgttacgcgatactacactcataagagtctctcttgagaatattgttggaatacgagtagtcgttcctctgataatatccgaaagatgggattatgactatgggaaccttttgtagaacatgtttggcaggtttaaaccttagtacactccttttgggtggttcttaacctaaactccatgctcgtgacttgcaacaaacccttgattcatggttaatccgatcaggtatccttaatatcaatggaactcgggtgttgataaggtgcaaaccataatccaccaaaatgggtggttgatattaaggataacatgatccatcccatgacctttgtttggtgtgctcttaatttctctccagacagtgcaacctgacagatgttcaagcggatccatcaattctgattgacatgcctttgcattgcataacatcatctgcatatttgcatccaacatctcatgcttattcatttgcaaggtattccctttcaaaacggaggtgccttaaaactgaacaagcagtgcatcgcataccatgcatattaacccttgtctgttttacaggtgtcaccgcagtgtctaatgtttgttccctgtatcaggcagttattggtcccaagcgagttcacagatacccgacaaaggaaaatcgtccacgactagcgatggaccaagtacaaaaagagctggctgatatgcgtgaaaggatggatcagttcaagacattgatgactggtatggcagaaggctaggcgaagctgagggaattggttgagcaaccaagacacgatccggaggtggagataccaaatgttgagggaaaccctggtaaccctaggaacgctgataaccctgtgaacactggtaacgcgggtaacgcaaatgttgatggaaacccgggtaatgttggcaacacggggaatgttgggaatggtattggtggaagatacaatgtgaatcaaggaattcggattaacgggcaccccgttactgaagattgtcagtatgatcaattttctttgcacgacgaggccctcgagaccactcgccgtatgaatgagcttgctgagaagctcaaatctttggagtctcaaaattccttaggctttgatgtcacaaatcttggtctggttcagggagtaaggattcctcacaagttcaaaccccctacttttgagaaatacaacggggcttcttgcccacgcactcatctccaatcttatttgggaaggttgggagctcacacggaagatgaaaagctgtggatgtactattttgaagacagtctaactggagcttctcgtgaatggtattctcatttgtctcgtactaccatcaagagctggaaagacttggcagaggcttttgtcaagcaatatcaatacaacttggacatggctccaaatcggaccttgttgcaaggtatgtctcagacttccaaggaaacctttagagagtatgctcagcgttggagacagattgctgcgtccgtccaaccccctatgtctgaaagggagatggaggacatgttcatgaacactcttcaaggtaattatattgagagattggttgcttgcccgttaatcagctttgcagagatagtaattgctggagaaagaatcgagagtctgttgaagatgggccgaattcaagacaatagtgcttccaactcatcaggtcccaagagaccgtttgctggtaacggtcagcgaagaaaagaaggcgagacaagcgttgtgtatgccagcaaaggcaggggtagaggacgccctaattattatcaagatcaagtggccgcagtcactattccaacacctgttcctcaaccgcaatatcatccgcaacaacaacccaggtacaacaatcaacaacaaggaggtaatccgggtcagcagagacactatcaacaacgtccaaggcagacggaccgggtcatcgagccaatcccaatgccttattcagtattacttcccaagctgattgacatgaatctggttacattgagaactctggccccaccaatcgatcccaataatttgcctagaggttatgatatcaacgccagatgtgcttttcactccaacgcacctggccatactacagataattgcaaggctctccagttaaaggtacaagatttgagagatgcccaggctatcaattttgctccggtgcctaatgttatccagaacccgaccactcggatctcactgctaacgacactgctatggccaagtatgacttcgacaatcctatctatcaagccgaagaaggggctgaggaagtttgtgaattgcctgaagggttagccagattgttgaaacaggaggaccgagctattacaccttatcaggaggtgattgagaccgtcaacattggtgtcgaggacgacaagaaagagatcaagatcggggccagtctacaggccgagaggaaagaccgttgatcatgtacttgactgtgttagaaaggtcaatgggttgtgtgcttggtcagcatgacgagtcaggtcgaaaagagcatgcaatatactaccttagcaaaagtttaccgactgtgaacaaagatactcattgctcgagaaaacttgttgcgctttggcatgggctgctcgccgactaagacagtatatgttgactcacacgactctattgatatcaaaaatggatccagtcaagtatatttttgaaaagccatcacttaccggaaaggttactaggtgacaaatgatactgacagagtatgacatccaatacacttcacaaaaagccatcaagggaagtgtcttgtcagactatcttgcagagcaaccgattgatgattaccaacctatgaggtttgactttcctgatgaggacatcatgtttctcaaatcgaaagattgagaggaaccactctcgggggaggggcctgaccctgaatccaaatgggttatgatgtttgatggggcggtccacgtcaatggtcgcggagttggtgtagtattgatcacaccggaagggggttcatatgccatttggtgccagaataacttttccctgcaccaacaatgaagccgaattcgaagcttgtatcctaagacttgaggaagccgtcaaaatacagattaaatccctggatgtatacggggactcagctttggtcatcaatcaaaccaacagggaaatggtgctatgctggaactacgtacccaaaattgacgtatctcggtcagagacgaatgaagaaagaatttggtcagaaagtgcaccctcgggagtatcgagtcggtgaattggtactcaaaagatttcttcctcccaacacagatcacaggggcaaatggacaccgaactagGAGGGTCCGcacgtggttaaaaggattttctatgacggagctttgatgctaacaaccatggatggcgaaggattcccgtcccctgtcaactcagacgcagttaaaaaatacttcgcataaaatagacccgctggacagtaaaaagaatagtccaggcaaaaaaggggcatcccgacgaacaaaaaaaaagaataaagaggttcgggcaaaaattagggatataaaaaaagagtacacccggtgagtcgaaaacccaaaagggcggctcaggcaaaaaatgggtatcccggtggattgaaaacccgaaaagggggcgatccaggcaaaagttagggaataagcgaatgactatgatctgagttcatcagtgttatatcaccgtttcattcaatccggcaatcctcgaaggttaaagatcgactaatcatccacttcagaaagcaagatgagcagagcgtcttgaggacatacgagccatagcagagtcgaaactcggtgggaccccgtttccacattgccattaggatagttctctttttatagcgatcacctcttttcagggatcagcttcctgataccctcgcctattcctggcacaaattttctccccagtaagagtcgaataattcagttaaagagcctctttatttttcatttatcagtttgtttgcaaaaatgtccgaatttttgataaaacatattgcatatgaacataatggtggcttttgcagatgatttacacaggaaaacatttaaaattgctttgaatgtgcttaatcccgaacggtgaattcaaaccgagtaattcccccgaggcatacgtgtatttttggttgcaggtcacaggaaccggatgccaagtcatgaatcctcatccccaagcggttgacaaagtctctcctcagcagagcatgttccccagcagagcATGCATCCCGACCAATAGGCCTGGGTATAAACCAAGCTCGGAGACCTACAAACCGAGCAAACACGACAGGGCATTGAGCAGGTTCGATAAGGGGCAATATTGGATGAAATGAGCCTcatgatgcgacagttgatgttgcattttccACCCTCACCTACTCAATAGTGTGCTGTGAGTTTGCCTTCTTCTCCCTTGTTCGAAAACATTGgggccaatgtttagttcaagtgtggggggaTGTTTTATTTTGCTAGTATTTTTCtatttgttttaattattttaccATTGTTATTGTTTTGCATTTGGTTTGTTTCGTTTTTAAGGTACTATGTGCTGCATGTATTTCAGGTTCTTGGTACTATTGTTTAATTAGGTGATAACCACTAGCGGGagtggatgaaatgatcactccatttaccattgcttgttgtgaaggatcttcccaGGAAGTTGATACTATTGAAGAAAAGATCGGACGCAACATTTGGAGCTCAACTAACATCAGTTCCTTGTACATTCCAAAGTAAGTAAGAAACCACACCATGCTCGAAGTACTGTGAATGTTGTCACGCTTTACCTAACAGGATGAGTCATAAAAAGTcaaacacattgatcatcatgagtgaatttcaggtatgtctttatcactcttAATTTGCGTAGGTTCTCTGGGATTGTCActatatatatacacacacactGAGGCACTTTATTTGAATATAGCCCTTGAGCCTTTCTATCCATCCCATTAATTTTATCCTTTGTTAATCCCATTTGAGCCTGTACCCATTGTTTGTTTAACCACATATAATGTAACCCGTGACccaaacacttccttaccctgttcgGAGTCAATGTGATATTATTAAGCTGTGTTaaaattctaagtttggggtaaaccCCATAAGTATCGAAAACCAAGGTGAGTGCGAAAAATTGAATAAGAAAAAAAGATCATCGAAAAAAGGGAAAACGAAAAGTACTCGATAGTTCGAAAAGAAACACTCACCGAAGGAAGATCACTCAGttgaaaaaaagagagaatatcaAAGGTCGAGCGATTGAAAAAAATAAGAGAAAAAAAAGAAGTAAAATGAAAAAACATAGTGGAAAAAATATTGACATTGACTCTGAATCCAAAACTACTTgctttccttttttttttttgtattcaccacaccataacccaagccccgttacaacccggaagacctcaaaaagtgtgtgttgtgtgtagttgatatgAAAAGAGAAACTACTCAAACTTATGAGTTGGTATGACATATTCTGAATTGTGAGTGAAAACACGTTAATcccgagagacttggtgagagtgtgatataagctgacaggtgaagcgGTACCTCCATGTGGAAGTGCGGCGGAAAACTCATGAGAAAAAGCAAGAACTTTAAAAGGGAAAGTGAATGCATTGGCGAAAGATCTCAGCAGTATCAGGGTAAGAATGTGAAATTTGGGAAGTGACACACTAAGTCGTCTaggacattacttgaggacaagcaatgagctaagtttggggttgtgatcggtcaccattttaATTATGTTTTCGTTGCCTAGTCGACAAGAAACTGAGGATTTTGAGACATTGTGCatgcattatggtacctttaaagtcAATTTTCACTGTAGTAAGTTATTTTAGCATTTTTATTAattgtcatttttattttatgttttcgCGATTTTATGTGTGGGTTGTCTGTGTTTTTGTCCTCCAGGTACAGGTAGAAGAGCCGAGGGATTCGATACAAGACAGTGAGAAGTTCCGGAAAACAAGGAAAGGAAAAACTCAATACAGTAGGCCTGACACGATCACCCGTATCacctgacacgaccacccgtgtcacctgacatggACCATGTCAGGCAAAACAAGGCAGATGGAACCAAAGACAGaagcctgacacggcccgtgtcaggtcAGCAGGAGGTCGTAGTGAGGCATCTTAGGCGTGTCAGGATGGACAGTgagctgacacggccacccgtgtcagtCCAATCGCAGATTTTTCCCGTTTTTGGGCCTTTCACCGGGATTTAGCTGCAGGGatgttttggagatttccacATTTTGCTTAGGGATTTTTCACTATATTAAGAGAGTTTCTACATGAGAAAAGATTATCTTAGAAGGAGGTGAACACAACATTGTTAAACGAGTAAGGATTAtagagatcaaggaattcggagagcgGTGTCACCACTTCACCTCCAGGTGAAGCTGACAAGTATGAATATGCAgacattttaaagaaaattgaaggagattgaagaaaaatgaaaagaGAGGGTAAGGGAtaagaagttgtgtgaaaaattatgAAAAGATGATgttgtatttatagatggagtGGTGGAGCAGTAGCCGCATGTATTGGTGCACACATAGAATGCACTATACATGCATACGCATGCGTCATTGCATGTGTCGCCTTCACATACATACACTATTGCATGTGGCGTCAATGAATAACATTTTCATTGGATGTGCCAATGCAACTGACGCATAAGttatatttttttgaaaaataattattttgataaatattttaaaaaaatgattattttaaaattttaattaaaaaaataatcattttaaaaaaaaattctaataaatttgaatttcatctgaataaaaaataaatagtTTTGATAGGattatattaattattttaatttatataattaTATGTAGGGAAAAAGTGACCTCATCAAGAGACGCAAATCAGAAATAAATTTAAATCCTAGGAAGAATAAGTGCAAGGCTGTGCGCGTGGATTAAGAAAAACAATGAATAACGAAAACCATTGGCGCGCGCAACCATTGTTTTGTGTCATTTCCTCTAGAAAAGTCAATACTTCCTTCCTTTCTCCTTCTCAATTTTCATCCTCCATCTCCCACAGTTTCCCCaaacaacaataataaataaaaatggctAACACATTTCACACCACTCATACAATCTCTAACCAATGGCCAGGTTTCACCCAAAACACACATTCTCCACCAAaatcatcaccatcatcttcCTCTCTCTATCGACATTCATTGCCATTGCTTTCATAGGTAACCACATCTTCCACTCTTCCGCTCACCTATCTGTCACTTCCAATTGGCTCGATATCCCTTACAACACCACCATAACACCGCCACCTCATAAACAACACGTTGTCAAGAACAAAACTCCCCAGAGATTTCTTTCTGCTACATTTGCGGATTTACCCGCTCCTCAATGGAATTGGGAGCAAATGGATTCGGCTCCTGTCCCTCGTTTAGATGGTTACGCTATTCAGATCCAAAATCTATTTTATGTCTTTTCAGGATACGCCAATCTTGATCATGTTAGTATTATTTTCTTATCACTTTTATATCTCATTAGTAACAATGATGATTCACCGTGTGTGTGATGATTTGTTTATTGGTTTCTTACATTTGCAGGTGCACTCTCATGTTGATGTGTTTGATTTCAGGAGCAATGAGTGGGTAGATAAGTTTGATACACCAAAAGAAATGGCTCATTCACACTTGGGAGTTGCAACTGATAGGAGGTACATATATATAGTCTCTGGACAGTATGGTCCACAGTGTAGAGGACCTATTTCCACTGTCTTTGTCTTAGATACCAAAACAAAGAAATGGGATCATTTGCCTCCATTGCCTTTCCCCAGGTATCAATTGTAATTATTGTATTACCTTATTGTATACAACTCATACCAATATAAATATACCATAATGTGATCTCATACAAGAATATAAATATACTATAGTGTGATCTCATTAGACACACAACATTATACAGAAAAACACTCTTTCAATAATTTATATAATTTATACTGTTTTTACCATTGGGATTTTCAGGTATGCTCCTGCAACTCAATTGTGGAGGGGAAGACTCCATGTCATGGGTGGTGGCAAGGAGAATCGTCATACACCTGCCTTAGATCATTGGAGTCTGGCTGTAAAGGATGGGAAGGCTTTGGAGAAACAATGGCGGACTGAAATTCCTATTCCGCGTGGTGGACCACATAGGTCAGTACACTACCTATATTCTTCTAGTTAGATCTTTATGCCTGCGCAATGGTTAACCTTAATGTTTGTTCTCATTACATTCAAACAATACAAGACACTATAAGTTTGACTTCAAATCCAAATAGTGAATAGAATCTAATTAACATGACTCAGGATTTATCATCATCTATCGGAACTCTAGATGAAATTAATGTTTGAAATAGATATACACTAGTGACTTGTATCGATTAGATATAGTTTTGTATGAAATCAAGATACGACTCACACCGATAACTATGATTGATTCTATATAATGGGAATATTGGTTGAGATTTTGATTTGATATTTTGGTGATACCCATATACCACGGCATCTTCTGCTGATGATTTTAATAAAATAACACTTTTAAATATTTAAATAGAAATCCATGTTTTAAGAAAACCAAACCTGGGTCACTACAAAGTACAAACCTAAGAAGCTTTTAAAGGATTACTTGAAAAGTAATGCAATATTCATTGTCTATGAAAGGAAATTGTTGGACTTTCGTCTAACCTTCACCTTATTTGGTGTTGTAGGGCTTGCATTGT encodes:
- the LOC127128134 gene encoding kelch repeat-containing protein At3g27220; translated protein: MARFHPKHTFSTKIITIIFLSLSTFIAIAFIGNHIFHSSAHLSVTSNWLDIPYNTTITPPPHKQHVVKNKTPQRFLSATFADLPAPQWNWEQMDSAPVPRLDGYAIQIQNLFYVFSGYANLDHVHSHVDVFDFRSNEWVDKFDTPKEMAHSHLGVATDRRYIYIVSGQYGPQCRGPISTVFVLDTKTKKWDHLPPLPFPRYAPATQLWRGRLHVMGGGKENRHTPALDHWSLAVKDGKALEKQWRTEIPIPRGGPHRACIVVNDHLYVIGGQEGDFMPKPGSPIFKCSRRHEVVYGDVYMLDDEMKWKVLPPMPKPNSHIECAWVIVNNSIIITGGTTEKHPVTKRMMLVGEVFQFNLDSMKWSVIGKLPYRVKTTLAGFWDGWLYFTSGQRDRGPDNPQPRKVVGETWRTKLCLS